In Cycloclasticus sp., a single genomic region encodes these proteins:
- a CDS encoding L-threonylcarbamoyladenylate synthase has product MAQYFNIHPDNPQQRLIKQAADIVRRGGVIAYPTDSSYALACHLGDKQAIDRIRQIRRIDDKHNFTLVCRDLTDISMYAQVNNDTYRLLKSLTPGAFTFVLKATKEVPRRLQHPKRKTVGIRVPDNLVAQKILEELGEPMLSSTLILPGETEAIADPYDINDQLDRVLDLVVDAGVIPYEPTTMIVWDNDFPEVVREGKGEADFITRKDDN; this is encoded by the coding sequence ATGGCTCAATATTTCAATATCCACCCAGATAACCCACAACAGCGATTAATAAAACAAGCGGCTGATATTGTTCGACGAGGTGGTGTGATCGCCTATCCAACAGACTCTTCGTATGCCTTAGCGTGTCATTTAGGGGATAAGCAGGCGATTGATCGTATTCGCCAAATCCGTCGTATTGACGATAAGCATAACTTTACCTTGGTGTGTCGTGATCTAACTGACATTTCAATGTATGCCCAAGTGAATAATGATACTTATCGTTTACTCAAATCGCTAACGCCGGGTGCGTTTACTTTTGTGTTGAAAGCAACTAAAGAAGTACCTCGCCGTCTTCAGCACCCGAAACGAAAAACGGTCGGTATTCGTGTTCCTGATAATTTGGTGGCACAGAAAATTCTTGAAGAACTTGGCGAACCGATGCTGAGTAGCACCTTGATTTTGCCAGGTGAAACGGAAGCGATAGCTGATCCATACGATATAAACGATCAATTGGATCGAGTACTGGATCTCGTGGTTGATGCTGGCGTTATACCGTATGAGCCAACTACAATGATCGTTTGGGATAACGATTTCCCTGAAGTGGTGAGAGAAGGTAAGGGTGAGGCCGACTTTATTACACGAAAGGACGATAACTAA
- a CDS encoding ATP-dependent DNA helicase, producing the protein MYDLDSIFGSDGELVKHIKGFQPRQGQLSMARAIETAISQHTHLVAEAGTGTGKTFAYLIPAILSGKKTIISTGTRNLQDQIFEKDFPLIRNVLNVPVQGAVLKGRSNYLCLYRLDQAQMQTTSFDKESDAELAEIERWSNQTIDGDIAEVTSVAEDSFVWQQVTSTADNCLGQECPMISECFPLMARKKAQEVDVLIVNHHLLCADWSLKDDGFGQLLPEAELIIIDEAHQLIDTASRFLGVSVSARQILSLLSDVSSEQLKLAADMPSLIDLTHVINEDIREMRKLLPEQSIKGSWDELEQLKDFLHALDCLIDRIEQLFKVLTEVAVRSKGLEACWKRCEDVLLRLRLFANQDTSDWIQWFETFHRTFTFNRTPLDISKAFASFAFTSDASWVFTSATLSVNNKFDFFTQRLGLQEAETGLWESPFDFVHQSLMYVPTGMPEPRDYNYTATMIEKVIPVLEASEGRAFILFTSHKALQEAANILLAETNFKLLVQGDLPKQQMLESFRRSERAVLLGTASFWEGVDVRGEALSCVIIDKLPFASPGDPVTKARLEYMTDNGQSPFSEFQLPSAALTLKQGAGRLIRDIEDKGVLVLCDPRLSSKGYGKVFIQSLPAMPITQDINDVNRFFRRINNSKLNLKDQVKKSA; encoded by the coding sequence TTGTACGACCTTGACAGCATATTTGGCTCAGATGGTGAGCTAGTAAAACACATAAAAGGCTTCCAGCCACGCCAAGGGCAGTTGTCCATGGCGCGTGCTATTGAAACTGCCATTAGTCAACATACGCACCTTGTGGCAGAAGCTGGGACAGGTACGGGGAAAACGTTTGCCTACCTAATTCCTGCGATTTTATCCGGTAAAAAAACCATTATTTCAACAGGTACGCGTAACCTACAAGATCAAATTTTTGAAAAAGATTTCCCGCTGATTCGTAATGTTTTGAATGTCCCTGTTCAAGGAGCAGTGCTGAAAGGGCGATCAAATTATCTGTGTTTATATCGCCTTGATCAGGCGCAAATGCAAACGACTAGTTTTGATAAAGAGTCAGACGCAGAATTAGCGGAGATAGAACGTTGGTCAAACCAAACAATTGACGGCGATATTGCTGAAGTAACATCGGTGGCTGAAGACTCGTTTGTATGGCAGCAGGTGACATCAACAGCCGATAATTGTTTAGGGCAAGAATGCCCAATGATTAGTGAGTGCTTTCCATTGATGGCTAGAAAAAAAGCGCAAGAAGTCGATGTGCTAATTGTTAACCATCACTTGTTGTGTGCGGATTGGTCTTTAAAGGATGACGGTTTTGGCCAATTATTGCCGGAAGCAGAGCTGATTATCATAGATGAAGCACATCAGTTGATTGATACGGCATCACGGTTTTTAGGGGTGTCGGTGAGTGCGCGCCAAATTCTGTCTTTATTAAGCGACGTGAGTTCTGAACAATTAAAGTTAGCCGCGGATATGCCGTCGTTGATCGATTTAACGCACGTCATTAACGAAGATATTCGTGAAATGCGTAAGCTGTTACCCGAACAGTCGATAAAAGGCTCTTGGGATGAGCTGGAACAACTGAAAGACTTTTTACACGCGCTCGACTGTTTGATTGACCGCATTGAACAATTGTTCAAGGTGTTAACGGAGGTTGCTGTACGTTCGAAAGGCTTGGAAGCATGTTGGAAGCGTTGTGAAGATGTCTTGCTGCGTCTAAGGTTGTTCGCAAATCAGGATACAAGCGACTGGATACAATGGTTTGAAACGTTCCACCGGACGTTTACTTTTAACAGGACGCCATTGGATATTTCAAAAGCCTTTGCTAGTTTCGCTTTTACCAGCGATGCAAGCTGGGTGTTCACTTCGGCTACGTTGTCGGTAAACAATAAATTTGATTTTTTTACTCAACGGCTGGGTTTACAGGAAGCTGAAACCGGCCTCTGGGAAAGCCCGTTTGATTTTGTGCATCAGTCCTTAATGTATGTGCCAACAGGCATGCCAGAGCCTCGGGATTATAACTACACCGCAACGATGATTGAAAAAGTCATCCCAGTACTTGAAGCCAGTGAGGGTAGGGCCTTTATTTTATTTACTTCTCATAAGGCACTTCAAGAGGCGGCGAATATTTTATTGGCGGAAACAAATTTTAAATTGCTTGTGCAAGGCGACCTGCCTAAACAACAAATGCTCGAGTCTTTTAGGCGTTCAGAAAGAGCCGTTTTGCTGGGTACCGCCAGTTTTTGGGAAGGTGTTGATGTGCGAGGTGAGGCGCTATCCTGCGTTATTATTGATAAGTTACCCTTTGCCTCTCCAGGAGATCCGGTGACCAAGGCGCGACTTGAATATATGACTGATAATGGCCAGTCACCTTTTTCAGAGTTTCAATTGCCATCGGCTGCGCTAACCTTAAAACAAGGGGCGGGGCGACTCATTCGTGATATTGAAGATAAAGGCGTGCTGGTATTGTGCGACCCTCGGTTATCAAGCAAGGGTTACGGCAAAGTATTTATTCAATCCTTACCGGCGATGCCGATTACGCAAGATATTAATGATGTGAATCGTTTTTTCCGCCGTATTAATAACTCAAAGCTTAATCTTAAAGACCAAGTAAAAAAATCAGCATGA
- the tsaB gene encoding tRNA (adenosine(37)-N6)-threonylcarbamoyltransferase complex dimerization subunit type 1 TsaB, translating to MKILAIETATEACSAALLVDGDIIDRFQVAPRRHGDLILSMVDELLNEAGFKLQQMDALAFGRGPGSFTGVRMATGVIQGLAFATDLPVAPVSSLAALAQQALPLTEGKTVYAALDARMGEVYWCEYEVINAALKQVSDESVIAPLKIQTQEGKDAVGIGHGWDTYASELTALVNAQSLVLAADGLPRAREVAQLAVSLVNDGQTVPAEHALPVYLRDNVAKKKAQQ from the coding sequence ATGAAAATTTTAGCGATTGAAACCGCAACAGAAGCCTGTTCTGCGGCATTATTAGTAGACGGCGACATCATTGATCGTTTTCAAGTCGCCCCACGTCGGCACGGGGATTTAATTCTATCGATGGTCGACGAGTTATTGAACGAAGCGGGCTTTAAATTACAACAAATGGATGCACTTGCTTTTGGTCGTGGCCCCGGATCTTTTACCGGCGTTAGAATGGCAACTGGTGTTATTCAGGGTCTAGCTTTCGCAACGGATTTGCCCGTCGCCCCAGTGTCAAGCTTAGCGGCTCTGGCGCAGCAAGCTCTCCCCTTGACGGAGGGTAAAACAGTTTACGCGGCGCTTGATGCAAGAATGGGAGAGGTGTATTGGTGTGAATATGAGGTTATTAACGCCGCCCTTAAACAAGTATCGGATGAGTCAGTCATCGCGCCATTAAAAATACAGACGCAAGAGGGCAAGGATGCGGTTGGTATTGGCCATGGTTGGGACACTTATGCCAGCGAGTTGACGGCTTTGGTTAATGCGCAAAGCTTAGTTTTGGCAGCAGACGGTTTACCAAGGGCTAGAGAAGTGGCGCAATTAGCGGTCAGCCTTGTCAATGATGGACAAACGGTGCCAGCCGAGCATGCATTGCCCGTGTATTTACGTGATAATGTGGCAAAGAAAAAGGCACAACAATAA
- a CDS encoding site-2 protease family protein — MPMDELTLAGRIAVWALPVIFAVTVHEVAHGWVANKLGDNTAKSLGRLTLNPLSHMDLVGTVIVPAVLLFLGGFIFGWAKPVPVNWNNLSNPKRDMVYVAIAGPLANLVMAIAWGVLMKIGFIIGSDNESISMPLIYMGYAGIFINSVLMMLNLLPILPLDGGRVLAGLLPRKASYEFSKLERYGLPILVVIIAMGWLSKILGPPVYFLQTSIFKILGL, encoded by the coding sequence ATGCCGATGGATGAGTTGACCTTAGCCGGTCGAATTGCTGTTTGGGCGTTACCCGTTATTTTTGCGGTCACGGTTCACGAAGTGGCGCATGGCTGGGTTGCCAATAAGTTAGGCGATAATACAGCGAAAAGCTTAGGTCGATTAACTTTGAACCCCCTTAGTCATATGGACTTGGTTGGAACAGTAATTGTCCCCGCTGTTTTATTGTTTTTAGGTGGTTTTATATTCGGTTGGGCAAAGCCTGTGCCGGTAAATTGGAATAATTTAAGTAATCCAAAACGCGATATGGTTTATGTGGCAATAGCTGGGCCGCTAGCCAACTTAGTGATGGCTATTGCATGGGGCGTTTTAATGAAGATCGGTTTTATCATTGGTAGCGATAATGAGTCTATTTCGATGCCGCTTATTTACATGGGCTATGCGGGAATTTTTATTAACTCGGTATTAATGATGTTGAATTTATTACCGATTTTACCACTCGATGGCGGGCGCGTATTAGCCGGTTTATTACCTCGTAAGGCAAGTTATGAGTTTAGTAAATTAGAAAGATACGGGCTTCCAATCTTAGTCGTTATAATTGCAATGGGTTGGTTATCTAAAATATTAGGCCCGCCCGTTTATTTTTTACAAACCAGTATTTTTAAAATACTTGGTCTTTAG